Below is a genomic region from Halobacterium sp. CBA1132.
ACTGTTTTACTCGTCGGTCGGCCACCATACTGGTAATGAGCGACCTCGAGTCGGAGTACCGCCTCGACTACTTCGAGGAGGAGAACTTCCAGCGACGGGAGTGTACGGAGTGCGGGGCGCACTTCTGGACGCGCGACCCGGACCGCGAAACGTGTGGCGAACCGCCCTGCGAGGACTACCAGTTCATCGACGACCCCGGGTTCGACGAGGAGTACACGCTCGAAGAGATGCGCGAGCGGTTCCTCTCCTTCTTCGAGGACAACGACCACGAGCGCATCGACCCGTATCCGGTCGCGGCGAACCGCTGGCGCGACGACGTGCTGTTGACGCAGGCCTCCATCTACGACTTCCAGCCGCTGGTGACCTCCGGGCAGACGCCGCCGCCCGCGAATCCCCTGACCGTCAGCCAGCCCTGCATCCGGATGCAGGACATCGACAACGTCGGGAAGACGGGCCGACACACGATGGCGTTCGAGATGATGGCCCACCACGCGTTCAACACGCGCGAGGACGCCGCCGACGAGTACGCCTACGAGGGCGAGGTGTACTGGAAGGACGAGACCGTCGAGTACTGCGACGAGTTCTTCGTGGACATGGGCGTCGACCCGAAGGAGGTCACGTACATCGAGGACCCGTGGGTCGGCGGCGGCAACGCCGGACCCGCCTTCGAGGTCATCTACAAGGGCGCGGAGCTGGCGACGCTGGTCTTCATGTCGATGGAGCAGGACCCCGACGGCGACTACGAGATGAAAGACGGGAACACGTACAGCCCGATGGACACGTACATCGTCGACACCGGCTACGGGCTGGAGCGGTGGACGTGGGTCAGTCAGGGGACGCCGACCGTCTACGAGGCCATCTATCCGGAGACCATCGAGTTCCTGAAAGAGCAAGCGGGCATCGAACACACCGACGACGAAGAGCAGCTCGTCCACCGGGCGGCGAAGCTCGCGGGCCACCTCGACATCGACGAGGCAGAGGACATCGAGGCGGCGCGGGACAACATCGCCGACCAGCTCGGCGTCGAGACAGAGCGACTGCTCGACCTGCTGCGGCCCCTCGAAGATATCTACGCCATCGCGGACCACTCCCGGACGCTGGCGTACATGTTCGGCGACGGCATCGTGCCGTCGAACGTCGGCACCGGCTACCTCGCGCGCATGGTGCTGCGGCGCACGAAGCGCCTCGTGGACAACGTCGGCGCGGACGTGCCGCTGGACGAACTCGTGGACATGCAGGCCGAGCGCCTCGGCTACGAGAACCGCGACACCATCCGCTCCATCGTCCGCAGCGAGGTCGAGAAGTACGCCGAGACGCTGGAGCGCGGCGGCCGGAAGGTCCGCCAGCTCGCCGAGGAGTACGCCGAGCGCGGCGAACCCATTCCGACCAGCGAGCTCATCGAGCTGTACGACTCCCACGGCATCCAGCCGGACATGGTCGCGGACATCGCCGACGACGTCGGCGCGAGCGTGGACGCGCCCGACGACTTCTACTCGCTGGTCGCCGAGCGCCACGACTCCGCGGAAGCCCTCGAAACCGAGGAGAGCGAGGACGAGCGCCTCGACGACCTCCCGGAGACGGAGGCGCTGTACTACGACGACCCCTACCGCTCGGAGTTCGAGGCGGTCGTGCTCGACGTCTTCGAGCGCGGGGAGGACGGCGAAGAGGTCTACGACGTCGTACTCGACCAGACGATGTTCTACCCCGAGGGCGGCGGCCAGCCCGCCGACCACGGCACACTCTCGACGGACGACCAGTCCATCGAGGTCGTGGACGTCCAGAAGCGCGACGACGTGGTGCTCCACCGCACCACCGACGACCCCGGGAAGGGCGAGTTCGTGCGCGGCCAAATCGACATGGAGCGCCGCCAGCGCCTGATGGCCCACCACACCGCGACGCACGTGGTCGTCCACGCCGCGCGCGAGGTGCTCGGCGAACACGTCCGGCAGGCGGGCGCGCAGAAGGGGACGGAGAGTTCCCGCATCGACGTGCGCCACTTCGAGCGCATCGACCGCGAGACGGCCAAGCGCATCGAGCGCGTCGCCAACGACATCGTGCGGGAGAACACGAGCGTGCAGCGCGAGTGGCCCCACCGCCACGAGGCCGAGGAGAAGTACGGCTTCGACCTCTACCAGGGCGGGATTCCGGCGGGCGAGAACATCCGCCTGATTCACGTCGCCGAGGACGTGCAGGCCTGCGGCGGGACGCACGTCAACCGCACCGGCGAGATCGGCGCCATCAAACTGCTGAACACCGAGCGCGTGCAGGACGGCGTCGAACGGCTGACGTTCGCGGCGGGCGACGCCGCCATCGAGCACGTCCAAGAGTTAGAGGACGACCTGCTGGCGGCCGCGGACACGTTCGACGTGGCACCCAGTGAGGTGCCCGAGACGGCCGAGCGGTTCTTCACGGAGTGGAAGGAGCGCGGGAAGACCATCGAGGACCTCAAAGAGCAGGTCGCGGAGGCCCGCGCGTCGGGCGGCGCTGGCGGCGAGGAGGTCGAGGTCACAGACACGACGGCGGTCGTCCAGCGCCTCGACGGCGACATGGACGAACTCCAGGCGACGGCGAACGCGCTCGTCGCCGAGGGCAAGATAGCAGTCGTCGGCTCCGGGCAGGACGGCGCGCAGTTCGTCGTCGCGGTGCCGGAGGGCGTGCCCGTGAACGCGGGCGACGTCGTCGGTGAACTCGCTGGCATGGTCGGCGGCGGCGGTGGCGGTCCGCCGGACTTCGCGCAGGGCGGCGGCCCGGACACGGAGAAACTCGACGAGGCGCTGGAAGCCGCGCCGGAGATTCTGCGGGAAGTCGCGAGCGCGTAACGGCGCGCGCTACTGTTCTGAGGTGTCGCCGACGCCGTCGAGGCCGAGCACGCGCTCCGCCGCGGCGGCGACTTCGGGGACGTGTTCGTCGGGCGCGTAGACGCCGAAGCGCCACTGGACGCGCTGGGACTCCTGCAAGCCCTGCACGAGCGGGGACTGCTGGTCGAGCGGTCTGATTTCGTCTCCGACGACGACGCGCACGGAGGACTCGGGCATCGACGGGCGGCCGGGGTTGTCCACGACGACCTCGCTCTCGGGAACGCCGGCGGTGTCGGCGATTTCGCGCTCGAACTCGCGGACGGCGTCGTAGTCAGCGTCCACGACGCCGTCGGGGACATCGTCGCGTTCGGCCCAGACGGCGCGCTTGTAGAGGTCGCGCTCGGTGATGCGGCGCGCGGCGTCGGCGGTGGCGTCGTGGTCGCGGAGCGCGCCCAGCAGTTCGGCGTCGGTCATGCGCGCGAACGACTCGGGGTCGAGGTCGGTGCCGTCGAGGAGGCGTTCGCCGGCGCGATCGAGCATCGTCCCCGCGATGCGGGAGACGTGGTGGCGGTAGACGGTCGCGTTCATCAGTGCGCGGCCGACCAGCAGCGACTCGGCGGTGGCGACGTTACCCTCCGCAAGCACGAGGTCGTCGCCCCGGAACGTGAGCGCGCGCAGCAGTCGCCCGTAGTCGATGGTGCCGTAGGGGACGCCGGTGTGGTGGGCGTCGCGTACGAGGTAGTCCATGCGGTCGGCGTCGAGTTCGCCCGCGACCAACTGGCCAAGTTTGCCGTCACCGCGGACGGCGGCGGCCACTCGGTCGGGGTCGAGGCCGTGGTCGCGGAGCACGCTTCCGATGTCGCCGTCGACGAGGAGGTGGGCGATGTCGTCGTGGTGGCGGCCGAGCCGTCGCTGGATGATGCCCTCGGTCTGGTGGCCGTAGGGACCGTGGCCGACGTCGTGGAGGAGCGCGGCGGCGCGGACGGTGTCGGCGCGCGCGCCGGTGACGTCGAGGTGGTCGAGCGCGCGGTCGGCGAGGTGGTAGACGCCCAGCGAGTGCTCGAAGCGCGTGTGATTCGCAGAGGGGTAGACGAGTCGAATCGTCGAGAGCTGCTTGATGTGGCGGAGTCGCTGGACGGCGGGCGTGTCGAGGAGGGCTTCGGCGACGCCGTCGACCTCCACCCAGTCGTGAACGCTGTCCTTGATGGCGCGCATCCTACCTCCGAGAAGGGGCCGAGACCACCAAAGGTGGTTCGGAGACGTCGCGAACGTTTGCGCCATTCCGTAGAGTTATGTCCAAGTGTGTCTATCGTTACCACGCAGCGTATTGTACAGTCCGACCGACGGTGGGAGAGGCGGAGACGGCTTGTCATCCCCGTCTCCGACGTTGCGACAGGACGTGTGAGCGCCGAAACGCCTTTTGACCGTGGACAACTTCAGACTGCCATGAGCCGGCCACGCGTCGCGTTGCTGAACGCGGCCCACGACCCCACAGACACGGCGCGGAACTTCCGCCGCGAACTCGACGCGGACCTCGTGGAGTTCCACGCCGCCGACGGCGACCTCCCCGACAGCCACGACTTCGACGGCGTCTCCGGGAGCACAGCGACCGGAGGCTCGTCGAACGAGTACTTCGAGTTCGACGGCGTCGTGGTGACGGGGTCGCGGTCGTCGGTGTACTGGGACGAGGACTGGATTCGCGCGCTCGTGGACTACGTCGCGGACTGCCACGACGCGGGCGTCCCCGTGCTCGGGGTCTGTTTCGGCCACCAGGTCGTCGCCCGCGCGCTCGGCGGCGACGTCGAGAGCATGGGCGAGTACGAAATCGGCTACCGGAGCGTCGAGCGCGTCGGCGACGACCCGCTGTTCGACGGCGTCGACGAGACGTTCACCGTGTTCACGACCCACTCGGACGCGGTCGTGGAGCTGCCGCCGGACGCGCAGCTGCTCGCGGAGAACGACTACGGCGTCCACGCGTTCCGCCTCGGCGAGTCCGTGGGCGTCCAGTTCCACCCCGAGTACGACACCGAGACCGCCGCGGACGTGACCACGCGGAAAGACGACCTCGCCGACGAGCGCAAGCAGGAAGTGCTGGACGGCATCACGCCCGCGAACTACGCGGCGGCCTGCGAGGCGAAACGGCTGTTCGAGAACTTCACGCAGTCGCTGGTCCAGCCGAAGGCCGCGGACTGACGCGGCTCTCGCGGGACGCGCGGCGAGTTCCACGATGGTCCTCGCGCGACGGTGCCAGTCCCGAACTGTTACGGTTGTCCGACGTGTCCATCGGAGTACGCTCTCACGGTCGTAGCCGCAGCACTGCGCTGTGGGCGACCGGCCGCCGCACGTCACGCGGCGGACTCTCATGACCGAACACGTCCACGACCGACTCGACGCAACGTTCGACGAGCACAGCATCGTCCGTCAACTCCACGCGGTGCCGCCCCACGAAGTGTACGAGGTACGGGTGGACGGCCAGCGCGCCGTCTACAAGGGCGACACCGGGCCGACGGGGAGCGCGAGCACCGAAGGGCGAGTCACGCGGTTCGTCGGCGAGCACACGACCGTCTCCGTCCCGGACGTGCTGTCGGTGGGCGACGACTACTACGTCGCCGCGTGGCACCCGGACGCGCCGGCACCCGACGGCGACCAGCGGGCGGACGAACGGTGGGCGCGAGCGGCGGGCAGCGCGCTCGCGACCCTCCACGAGGAGACTGCGGCGTCCCTCGACGGCTACGGGCGCCTCCAGTTCGAGGACGGGATGCCTCACGCTTCGCACGGAGAGTGGCAAACCGCCGCAATCGCGTTCGTCCAGCGGCGTCGACCACTCCTCGCGAACCACGGGCACGCCGATATTGCTGACGCCGTTCTCGACTGTTTCCGGGAGCACCCGGGACTGTTCGGGGACGCCGGCGACCCGGTCTGCTGTCACGGCTGGTGGTCGCCCGAGCACGTCGCGGTCGAGGGCGGCGACGTGACGTGTGTCGTCGACTTCGAGCACGCAATCGCCGCCCCCGCCGGGTTCGACTACTGGCGGACCGTTCTCTCGACGTTCGACGGCGACACACCACAGCGAGCGTTCCGAGACGGCTACGATCGCGTACGGCCGCTCCCCGACGACTTCGACCGGAAGCAGTCGCTGTACGCCGTCCTGCACACCGTCTACTTCTTCGAGTCGCTGTACGTCCAGAATCAGCACGGTCCCGACGCCACGGCGACCCACGCGAACGCGCTGCGGGACCACGTGTTCGAGGCGCTGTCCGGCCTCGACTAACTCCGTGCGGGCGGCTCGTCGCGGACGATTTTTCCGAGGAGGTCGCGGTTGTCCGCGCCCCAGCGGTAGAGGTGCTCGCGCAGGTCCGCGTAGCCCGGCACCTCGCGCAGCCCTGCGAAGACGGGCGCGAGCACGGGGAAGTCGTGGGCGAGCGTGCGCTCGATGGCAGCGCCCCCGGAGTAGACGGCGTCGTCGGTGAGCAGGTGCGCGGAGCGCTCGTAGTCGGCGGGGAGCCGCGCGAGTTGGTCCGGGGAGAGCTCGGAGAACCCCACGATTTCGACGTCGCCGTGGCGCTCGGCGAAGTGCGCACACCACGTGCAGAACCCGCAGTCGTCGTCGAAGACGAGCCGCGGCGGATGCTCGGTCATACGCGTGACTACGGCCCGGGGAACAAGAAAGCCGTCGGCCGCGTCAGTCGAAGCGCGCGGTGACCGCGCCGCAGGCCTCGCAGACGGTGCGAATCTCGCTGTGGTCGTCCGCGAGTTCGATTTCTTGGGTGGTGGTCTCCCCGCAGTCCTCGCACTCGCGGAGAATCTCGGTGTCGCCGGCGTCCTGTGGCGCGCCGACGGCGAGCGCGCGCACGCGCTCGTCGCCGCGGTTGACGCCGCGCTGGAACTCGCCCGGCCCGAAGCGCACGAGTTCGCCCGCGCTCACTTCGGTCTCGT
It encodes:
- a CDS encoding HD domain-containing protein, translating into MRAIKDSVHDWVEVDGVAEALLDTPAVQRLRHIKQLSTIRLVYPSANHTRFEHSLGVYHLADRALDHLDVTGARADTVRAAALLHDVGHGPYGHQTEGIIQRRLGRHHDDIAHLLVDGDIGSVLRDHGLDPDRVAAAVRGDGKLGQLVAGELDADRMDYLVRDAHHTGVPYGTIDYGRLLRALTFRGDDLVLAEGNVATAESLLVGRALMNATVYRHHVSRIAGTMLDRAGERLLDGTDLDPESFARMTDAELLGALRDHDATADAARRITERDLYKRAVWAERDDVPDGVVDADYDAVREFEREIADTAGVPESEVVVDNPGRPSMPESSVRVVVGDEIRPLDQQSPLVQGLQESQRVQWRFGVYAPDEHVPEVAAAAERVLGLDGVGDTSEQ
- a CDS encoding cupin domain-containing protein, whose product is MRHVRLDDLDSRMGPADRNVPLTDALGVADAALNYYELDAGDSFAYGLHSHQNQEEIFHVLEGTVTFETLDVQQAGDDAAVDADETEVSAGELVRFGPGEFQRGVNRGDERVRALAVGAPQDAGDTEILRECEDCGETTTQEIELADDHSEIRTVCEACGAVTARFD
- a CDS encoding phosphotransferase family protein, which gives rise to MTEHVHDRLDATFDEHSIVRQLHAVPPHEVYEVRVDGQRAVYKGDTGPTGSASTEGRVTRFVGEHTTVSVPDVLSVGDDYYVAAWHPDAPAPDGDQRADERWARAAGSALATLHEETAASLDGYGRLQFEDGMPHASHGEWQTAAIAFVQRRRPLLANHGHADIADAVLDCFREHPGLFGDAGDPVCCHGWWSPEHVAVEGGDVTCVVDFEHAIAAPAGFDYWRTVLSTFDGDTPQRAFRDGYDRVRPLPDDFDRKQSLYAVLHTVYFFESLYVQNQHGPDATATHANALRDHVFEALSGLD
- a CDS encoding thiol-disulfide oxidoreductase DCC family protein, which encodes MTEHPPRLVFDDDCGFCTWCAHFAERHGDVEIVGFSELSPDQLARLPADYERSAHLLTDDAVYSGGAAIERTLAHDFPVLAPVFAGLREVPGYADLREHLYRWGADNRDLLGKIVRDEPPARS
- a CDS encoding type 1 glutamine amidotransferase; the encoded protein is MSRPRVALLNAAHDPTDTARNFRRELDADLVEFHAADGDLPDSHDFDGVSGSTATGGSSNEYFEFDGVVVTGSRSSVYWDEDWIRALVDYVADCHDAGVPVLGVCFGHQVVARALGGDVESMGEYEIGYRSVERVGDDPLFDGVDETFTVFTTHSDAVVELPPDAQLLAENDYGVHAFRLGESVGVQFHPEYDTETAADVTTRKDDLADERKQEVLDGITPANYAAACEAKRLFENFTQSLVQPKAAD
- the alaS gene encoding alanine--tRNA ligase; amino-acid sequence: MSDLESEYRLDYFEEENFQRRECTECGAHFWTRDPDRETCGEPPCEDYQFIDDPGFDEEYTLEEMRERFLSFFEDNDHERIDPYPVAANRWRDDVLLTQASIYDFQPLVTSGQTPPPANPLTVSQPCIRMQDIDNVGKTGRHTMAFEMMAHHAFNTREDAADEYAYEGEVYWKDETVEYCDEFFVDMGVDPKEVTYIEDPWVGGGNAGPAFEVIYKGAELATLVFMSMEQDPDGDYEMKDGNTYSPMDTYIVDTGYGLERWTWVSQGTPTVYEAIYPETIEFLKEQAGIEHTDDEEQLVHRAAKLAGHLDIDEAEDIEAARDNIADQLGVETERLLDLLRPLEDIYAIADHSRTLAYMFGDGIVPSNVGTGYLARMVLRRTKRLVDNVGADVPLDELVDMQAERLGYENRDTIRSIVRSEVEKYAETLERGGRKVRQLAEEYAERGEPIPTSELIELYDSHGIQPDMVADIADDVGASVDAPDDFYSLVAERHDSAEALETEESEDERLDDLPETEALYYDDPYRSEFEAVVLDVFERGEDGEEVYDVVLDQTMFYPEGGGQPADHGTLSTDDQSIEVVDVQKRDDVVLHRTTDDPGKGEFVRGQIDMERRQRLMAHHTATHVVVHAAREVLGEHVRQAGAQKGTESSRIDVRHFERIDRETAKRIERVANDIVRENTSVQREWPHRHEAEEKYGFDLYQGGIPAGENIRLIHVAEDVQACGGTHVNRTGEIGAIKLLNTERVQDGVERLTFAAGDAAIEHVQELEDDLLAAADTFDVAPSEVPETAERFFTEWKERGKTIEDLKEQVAEARASGGAGGEEVEVTDTTAVVQRLDGDMDELQATANALVAEGKIAVVGSGQDGAQFVVAVPEGVPVNAGDVVGELAGMVGGGGGGPPDFAQGGGPDTEKLDEALEAAPEILREVASA